In Streptomyces sp. 71268, the DNA window CGCCTGCCGCCGCCGCTCGCCCTTCACGCGCCGCCCGTCCGTCGCGGGCACGCCCCCCTCGGCCCGCCCGGCCCCGGCCCGCCCCGCGGCCGTCTTCCGCCGCGCGCCACCGCCGGGGCCCGCGTCACCGTCAGGGCCGGGGCCCGCGTCACCGCCGGGGCTCGCGTCACCGTCGGGGGCCGTGCCACCCCCGGGGCCCGCGTCACCGCTGCGGCCCGCTGCGTCACCCCCGGCCGCGGGCCCGCCGCCCGGGCTCGGGCCCGGGATGCCGCCCGGGCCGGCGTCGCCCGGGCCGGCGTCGTCGTCCAGCCCCGTGGCGCGGCCCGGCCCTGCGGCGTCGCCCGGTTCCGTGGCGGCAGGGGGCCGCCCCGCCGCCACGGGGGCGGGCGGCCGGTCGGTGGCGGCCGTGTCGTCGCCGGCGCCGGACTGGTGCGCGGCTTCACGCTCGTTCAGGGCAAGCTCCCGTGGCCCGGGCGGCCGGAACGCGGTGCGTTCAGCCGCAGTCGACGTAGCACTGCTGCCGCTCGTCCGCCTCCCGTGACGCGTGCGCGGCGGAGTCGACGGGCGACGCGGGGTCCGACGCGCCGGACCCGGCGAGCACGGCGCCCGCGCCCCCGGCCCGGTCCGCGCCCGCGCGATCCGCGCCCGCGCGATCCGCGCCCGCCACGCCACGACCGGTGGCATCCGGCCCGTGGTGGGTAACGGTCGCTCCGTCCGCGAGGTCCGCGTCTCGCTGGGCGCTCTCCAGGTCCGCGTCGGTACGGTCCGTGGCGGCAGCCACCGTGACCGTACCCCCATCGCCTCCCGGAGCGGCGCCCTGGCCGGCCTTCGGCGCGAAGTCGCCGCCGGGCGGCGGCGTGACCGGCCTGGCGGAGACGGCGGCCACCAGCGGGCGGTAGCCCAGCGCCGCGACGGCGACGCAGAGGGCGCCCGCCGTGATGGCCACGGCGAAGCCACCGCGCGGGCCGAACACGTCGACCGCCGCGCCGGAGAGCGACGAGCCCAGCGCGACGCCGATGGCGAGCCCCGTCGTGGCCCAGGTCATGCCCTCCGTCAGCCGGTGCGCGGGCACGATGCGCTCGATCAGGTTCATGATCGTGATCATGGTGGGCGAGAAGAAGACGCCCGCGAAGAACACCGCGACGGTCAGCCCGATGACGCTGTTCACCAGCAGGAACGGCAGCGTGGTGGCGGCCGTCCCGAGGATGCTGAGGACCAGCAGTCGCGGTAGCGGGGTCCGTAGGGTGACGGCACCGAAGGCGAGGCCGGCGGCGCAGGAGCCGACGGCGTACACGGCGAGCACCAGTCCCGTCGCGCCGGGCTGGCCCTGCTCGTCGGCGAACGCCACGCTCACCACGTCCACCGTGCCCACGATCGCGCCACCGGCGACCAGCGCGAGCACCAGGACCCGCAGCGACCCGTCGCGCAACGCCGACCCCTCCACGGTCTGGGCCGTGCCCCGCGCCGGCGGCTCCGTGTCGCGCCGCATGACGAACAGCGTGACGCCGACGGCCAGCAGCGCGCCCGCGACCAGCGGCCCGGCCTCGGGGAACAACGTCGTGCACAGCAGCACCGAGAGCGCCGGGCCGGCGATGAACGTGACGTCCTCGATCACCGCCTCCAGTGCGTAGGCGGTGTGCAGCCTGGGGGAGTCGCGGTAGATCTCGGTCCAGCGGGCCCGGACCATGGCGGCCATGCTCGGCATGGAGCCCGCGAGCGCGGCGAGCGCGAACAGCGTCCACACGGGCGCGTCGTAGTGCGCGCAGAGCAGGAGCAGCCCGAGCGCGACCACGCTCACGCCGGTGACGGGCAGCAGCACCCGGCCCTGGCCGTACCGGTCCACCAGCCGGGAGACCTGGGGCCCGATGAGCGCCATGGCCAGCGTGAACGTGGCGGCGACGGCACCGGCGACGCCGTACTGGCCGCGCAGTTCGGACAGCATCGTGATGAGGCCGATGCCGGTCATCGACAACGGCATCC includes these proteins:
- a CDS encoding MFS transporter, producing the protein MANPYGALFAAPGARAFTAAGFVSRMPLSMTGIGLITMLSELRGQYGVAGAVAATFTLAMALIGPQVSRLVDRYGQGRVLLPVTGVSVVALGLLLLCAHYDAPVWTLFALAALAGSMPSMAAMVRARWTEIYRDSPRLHTAYALEAVIEDVTFIAGPALSVLLCTTLFPEAGPLVAGALLAVGVTLFVMRRDTEPPARGTAQTVEGSALRDGSLRVLVLALVAGGAIVGTVDVVSVAFADEQGQPGATGLVLAVYAVGSCAAGLAFGAVTLRTPLPRLLVLSILGTAATTLPFLLVNSVIGLTVAVFFAGVFFSPTMITIMNLIERIVPAHRLTEGMTWATTGLAIGVALGSSLSGAAVDVFGPRGGFAVAITAGALCVAVAALGYRPLVAAVSARPVTPPPGGDFAPKAGQGAAPGGDGGTVTVAAATDRTDADLESAQRDADLADGATVTHHGPDATGRGVAGADRAGADRAGADRAGGAGAVLAGSGASDPASPVDSAAHASREADERQQCYVDCG